Genomic DNA from bacterium:
ACCTATCAGGACCTCAAAGGATCCATAGCAATGGAAGCCACCGTGGGCAATTGAGAATAGTGGTATAAACAGAGCGAGTCCAAATGAAATAGCTGCGCAAAGCTTCCTAATGACGTCATACATTGGCTCAATTGAGGCCTCGTCTTCCTCTTCCTTGCATATTTGCCTAAACTCATCAATCCTGTAATAGATAAACATGATGTATGGGAGTATAACCAACACCTTCATAATCCACAGTCTAACTAGACCCTCGGGGTGAATTGCTGACAATAGAACAAGAATGAACGCACCTATAATGGTCGTCCACATGATTTTCGATTTCATAATATCTGAATGTTTGGGTTGAATTGAAAACTGAATCAGGTTTGATCCTCTGGGATTATGTCAGAGCTTGGGTTTTGCGTCAAATATTGATTTTCTTGACTTTTATTGATAGCGTTTGCTATAATAGTAACATGTCACTTCGTGGTATGGACCACGAAGCTCCGAGGAATCCACAGTAATTCAAGATGATTCCGTTTAAATTTGCTTCATCAAAGAAGCTCCGAAAAAACCATCCGCAAGGGTGGTTTTTGTTTTGTTAGATTAAAAAAGAAAGGAGTTTTGCCTTCACCCTTTCAAAATCACTTATATTCATATCCTCTATTTTCCTTATAAATCTTTTAAGACTGACTGAACGAGTCTGCGCCATATTCACTGCATTTGGTATGCTTTTTCCATTTAAAAAATATACAAAATTTTTGTCGTCTTTCATCTTACTCGTAGTTGGCGCAACTAATGCTCCATATTTATTAAAAATCTTAATAACAACAACAGGTCTTTCAAAACCATGATTTTTACCACTTACTTCAACTCCAATATTTTGACCTAGGTTTACCCACCATATTTCTCTTGCTTTTGGATATAAAAATCTTTCAGATTTATGTATTCTTATTTTCAGA
This window encodes:
- a CDS encoding type II toxin-antitoxin system PemK/MazF family toxin; amino-acid sequence: MNNDEISEIFNKWNNLKIRIHKSERFLYPKAREIWWVNLGQNIGVEVSGKNHGFERPVVVIKIFNKYGALVAPTTSKMKDDKNFVYFLNGKSIPNAVNMAQTRSVSLKRFIRKIEDMNISDFERVKAKLLSFLI